One region of Roseovarius faecimaris genomic DNA includes:
- the addA gene encoding double-strand break repair helicase AddA: MQRDDATLTQLKAAQPDRSTWLSANAGSGKTRVLTNRVALLLLGGVDPQHILCLTYTKAAASEMQNRLFKRLGEWAMLPDDRLSAELRELGLDGPVDADALSRARRLFASAIETPGGLKIQTIHSFCSALLRRFPLEAGVTPQFKEMEERDAALLRSEITERIAESDQAPLLYDVARHYSGDSFEALTAEISRHRAQFALPLTDDALAARFGQDPSLSEKDIAAQVFLGGEQALLTTLLPALRASSTNDQKAAGKLSLISALDHRALPLLEDVFLTGKGANEPFTAKIGSFPTKNCQKGLAHIMPELEQWMARVETNREKRLTASVIARTRALHAFANVFLPAYAAAKQRRGLLDFDDLILKARDLLTDRDVAAWVLFRLDGGIDHILVDEAQDTSPVQWQVIERLAQEFTSGQGARGDVLRTIFVVGDKKQSIYSFQGADPRAFDQMRAEFAARLSGGNSPLQEMEMGYSFRSSHAILSLVDHTFSDAEQSGFAQEQSHKAFKADMPGRVDLWPIIPKPEKEDKPAWHMPVDVKASNDPAVLLAQDIARHIRELIDSKHPIPAEPEHGGPYLSRAVQPGDFLILVQRRSELFHEIIRECKARNLPIAGADRLKVGAELAVRDLAAVLSFLATPEDNLSLAVALKSPLFGWSEAQLYDLAQGREDAYLWAELRNRAADFPDTVAILQDLRDEADFLRPYELIERILTRHDGRRRILARLGPEAEDGIDALLAQAMAYERLAVDSLTGFLVWLEADELEIKRQMDSAGNRIRVMTVHGAKGLEAPIVILPDTGPRKLELRDQVIQSGDTPLWRSRAESAPSAIITATEEIKAAERAERDRLLYVAMTRAEKWLIVAAAGEPGTKGESWYEKITAGMQAAGARPHAFARGEGLRLSHGNWAETEPVSTPPRAEDLPDLPAMFLSPAPMPAAPVKTLSPSDLGGAKALPGEEGLDEDEAKSRGRRIHELLEILPQHDPAEWPQIAAALIGDDSAALLPEVAHVLTRPDLAWLFRGNILAEVPVTADLPALGGRRIHGVIDLLHISADRVLAVDFKSNALVPDTPDACPLGLLQQMGAYADALQQIYPDRPVETAFLWTKTASLMVLPHDLVTDALVSTHIS; the protein is encoded by the coding sequence ACCTATACCAAGGCCGCCGCCAGCGAGATGCAGAACCGGCTTTTCAAGCGTCTGGGCGAATGGGCAATGCTGCCCGATGACCGCCTAAGCGCCGAATTGCGCGAGCTGGGGCTTGACGGCCCGGTCGATGCTGACGCCCTCAGCCGTGCCCGCCGCCTCTTCGCCAGCGCGATCGAAACCCCGGGCGGGCTGAAGATCCAGACGATCCACTCCTTCTGCTCCGCCCTTCTGCGCCGCTTTCCGCTGGAGGCGGGGGTGACCCCGCAATTCAAGGAGATGGAAGAGCGCGACGCCGCCCTTCTGCGGTCCGAGATCACCGAACGGATCGCCGAAAGTGACCAGGCCCCGTTGCTCTATGACGTGGCGCGGCATTACAGCGGCGACAGTTTCGAGGCGCTCACCGCCGAGATCAGCCGCCACCGTGCGCAATTCGCCCTCCCGTTGACCGATGACGCCCTGGCCGCGCGGTTCGGTCAGGATCCGTCGCTCAGTGAAAAGGACATTGCCGCGCAGGTGTTTCTGGGCGGAGAACAGGCCCTGTTGACCACACTTCTTCCGGCGCTGCGCGCAAGCAGCACAAATGACCAGAAAGCCGCCGGAAAACTCAGCCTGATCTCTGCGCTCGATCATCGCGCACTGCCGCTGCTGGAGGATGTGTTTCTGACCGGCAAAGGCGCAAACGAGCCGTTCACGGCCAAGATCGGCAGCTTTCCAACCAAAAACTGTCAGAAGGGGCTGGCGCATATCATGCCCGAGCTGGAGCAGTGGATGGCCCGTGTCGAAACAAACCGGGAGAAACGCCTCACCGCAAGCGTCATTGCCCGCACCCGCGCCCTGCACGCCTTCGCCAATGTCTTCCTGCCCGCCTATGCCGCGGCCAAGCAGCGGCGCGGATTGCTCGACTTTGACGATCTGATCCTCAAGGCCCGCGACCTGCTGACCGATCGCGATGTTGCGGCCTGGGTGCTGTTTCGGCTCGATGGCGGGATCGACCATATCCTTGTCGACGAGGCGCAGGACACCAGCCCCGTGCAATGGCAGGTGATCGAACGTCTGGCACAGGAATTCACCTCGGGGCAGGGTGCGCGCGGCGACGTGCTGCGCACCATCTTCGTGGTGGGCGACAAGAAACAGTCGATCTATTCCTTCCAGGGCGCCGATCCGCGTGCCTTCGACCAGATGCGCGCCGAGTTCGCCGCGCGTCTGTCAGGCGGAAACTCTCCCCTGCAAGAGATGGAGATGGGGTATTCCTTCCGCTCCTCCCACGCGATCCTCAGTCTGGTGGATCACACGTTCAGCGACGCCGAACAAAGCGGTTTTGCGCAGGAACAGAGCCACAAAGCGTTCAAGGCCGACATGCCCGGACGGGTCGATCTCTGGCCCATCATCCCAAAGCCCGAGAAAGAGGACAAACCGGCCTGGCACATGCCGGTCGATGTCAAGGCGTCGAACGATCCGGCGGTTCTTCTGGCCCAGGACATCGCCCGGCATATTCGGGAGCTGATCGACAGCAAACACCCCATCCCGGCCGAACCGGAACACGGCGGCCCCTATCTCAGCCGTGCGGTGCAGCCGGGCGATTTCCTCATCCTCGTGCAGCGCCGTTCAGAGCTGTTTCACGAGATCATCCGCGAGTGCAAGGCGCGCAACCTGCCGATTGCAGGCGCCGACCGGCTCAAGGTCGGTGCGGAACTCGCTGTGCGCGACCTTGCGGCGGTGCTCAGTTTCCTGGCCACGCCCGAGGATAACCTGTCCCTTGCCGTGGCACTCAAATCCCCGCTTTTCGGCTGGAGCGAAGCGCAGCTTTACGACCTCGCCCAGGGCCGCGAGGACGCCTATCTCTGGGCCGAGCTGCGCAACCGGGCCGCGGATTTCCCGGATACCGTCGCGATCTTGCAGGATCTGCGCGATGAGGCGGATTTCCTGCGCCCTTACGAGCTGATCGAGCGCATCCTGACCCGCCATGACGGGCGGCGGCGCATCCTTGCACGGCTCGGACCCGAAGCCGAAGACGGGATTGACGCGCTGCTTGCGCAGGCGATGGCCTATGAGCGGCTCGCCGTGGACAGCCTCACCGGGTTTCTCGTCTGGCTCGAAGCGGATGAACTTGAGATCAAGCGACAGATGGACAGCGCGGGCAACCGCATCCGGGTGATGACGGTGCACGGCGCCAAGGGTCTGGAGGCGCCCATCGTCATTCTGCCCGATACCGGTCCGCGCAAGCTCGAACTGCGCGACCAGGTGATCCAGTCTGGCGATACGCCGCTCTGGCGTTCCCGCGCCGAAAGCGCGCCCAGCGCGATCATCACCGCAACGGAAGAGATTAAGGCCGCCGAACGCGCTGAACGTGACCGTCTGCTTTATGTCGCCATGACCCGGGCCGAGAAATGGCTGATTGTCGCCGCCGCCGGTGAACCGGGCACCAAGGGCGAAAGCTGGTATGAGAAGATCACCGCCGGAATGCAGGCCGCAGGCGCCCGTCCGCATGCCTTTGCCCGAGGCGAAGGTTTGCGCCTGTCGCATGGCAATTGGGCTGAAACAGAGCCTGTTTCCACCCCGCCCAGGGCCGAAGATCTGCCTGACCTGCCCGCCATGTTCCTCAGCCCCGCGCCGATGCCCGCCGCCCCCGTCAAAACACTCAGCCCCTCTGACCTTGGCGGGGCCAAGGCGCTGCCGGGTGAGGAAGGGCTTGATGAAGACGAGGCCAAATCGCGCGGGCGGCGCATCCATGAGCTGCTCGAAATCCTGCCACAGCATGATCCGGCAGAATGGCCCCAGATCGCCGCCGCTCTGATCGGAGACGACAGCGCGGCCCTTCTGCCCGAAGTCGCGCATGTGCTCACCAGGCCCGACCTGGCCTGGCTTTTCCGCGGCAACATTCTTGCCGAGGTTCCGGTCACCGCCGATCTGCCCGCCCTTGGCGGCAGACGCATCCACGGTGTGATCGACCTTCTGCATATCTCGGCCGACCGCGTGCTGGCGGTCGATTTCAAGTCGAACGCCCTGGTGCCCGACACCCCCGACGCCTGCCCCCTGGGCCTCTTGCAGCAGATGGGCGCCTATGCCGACGCCCTGCAACAGATCTATCCCGACCGCCCGGTCGAGACGGCTTTCCTCTGGACCAAAACCGCCAGCCTTATGGTGCTGCCACACGATCTTGTGACTGATGCCCTTGTCAGCACCCATATATCTTGA